Proteins found in one Terribacillus sp. DMT04 genomic segment:
- a CDS encoding YtzH-like family protein: protein MSLSVDNQLGLLRDILSEHCESCCGSKSECEQISRLARSILSNKSSDQHEILAMLPGIHSYSSAGEKAADINAHITTNRGQLENWVETIDSLQG from the coding sequence ATGTCACTTTCCGTTGATAATCAACTCGGTTTGCTGCGTGATATTCTCAGTGAGCATTGCGAATCCTGCTGCGGCAGTAAATCTGAATGCGAACAAATATCACGATTAGCACGTTCTATTTTATCTAATAAATCATCTGATCAGCATGAGATTTTGGCGATGCTTCCCGGTATCCACTCCTACAGCTCAGCTGGTGAGAAAGCTGCCGATATTAATGCACATATCACGACCAACAGAGGCCAGCTTGAAAACTGGGTCGAGACAATCGACAGTCTGCAGGGTTAA
- a CDS encoding PepSY domain-containing protein — protein MGVKKTVAVVGAGLAAGYFLQKQIAKQQKVTPEKALKFAKEAFKKEGPISGSWIYMKPEEKVKHGLTYNVYRGGISRTIDGEPAQYEFFVDVETGSVIDAVETAS, from the coding sequence ATGGGCGTTAAAAAAACAGTAGCCGTTGTGGGTGCAGGTCTAGCAGCTGGATATTTCCTTCAGAAGCAGATTGCAAAACAACAAAAAGTAACTCCAGAAAAAGCACTCAAATTCGCAAAAGAAGCGTTTAAGAAAGAAGGACCAATTAGCGGTTCTTGGATTTATATGAAGCCAGAAGAAAAAGTGAAGCATGGCCTCACGTATAATGTATACCGTGGCGGTATCTCACGTACAATTGATGGAGAACCAGCTCAGTATGAATTCTTCGTTGATGTAGAAACTGGATCCGTTATCGACGCTGTTGAGACAGCATCTTAA
- a CDS encoding DUF84 family protein has translation MKMIIGSKNPAKIQAVKAVFGDWNLEDASVDSGVRAQPMSDEETRQGAIQRAKACSSLPGAAAGIGLEGGVTLMDDGLYICNWGALSIGENVWSASGAKLLLPEFIAQPVLAGEELGPVMRAFTSKEDISTTEGAVGVFTNGHMSRGTMFEHICLLLKGQYSFYRFNQKKETEK, from the coding sequence ATGAAGATGATTATTGGATCCAAAAATCCTGCAAAAATTCAAGCTGTTAAAGCTGTTTTCGGAGATTGGAATTTAGAGGACGCCAGCGTAGATTCTGGTGTGCGTGCACAGCCGATGAGTGATGAGGAAACACGTCAGGGAGCCATTCAACGTGCGAAGGCTTGCAGTAGTTTACCTGGCGCAGCGGCCGGTATCGGACTAGAAGGCGGTGTCACGTTAATGGATGACGGTCTGTATATCTGTAATTGGGGAGCTTTATCGATTGGCGAAAACGTGTGGAGTGCAAGCGGTGCAAAACTGCTGCTGCCAGAATTTATTGCACAACCAGTGCTTGCCGGTGAAGAGCTGGGTCCAGTTATGCGCGCATTTACGAGTAAAGAAGATATCTCAACAACAGAGGGGGCAGTTGGTGTTTTCACGAATGGCCACATGTCCCGCGGCACTATGTTTGAGCATATTTGCTTGCTGTTAAAAGGGCAATATAGCTTTTATCGATTCAATCAAAAGAAGGAAACGGAAAAATAA
- a CDS encoding M42 family metallopeptidase produces the protein MNKNTLDLFKQLTELQAAPGNEHLMRAFMRERLKPYADDIIQDKLGGIFGVKKGDGPRVMAAGHMDEVGFMVTGVTPNGLIRFQTLGGWWSQVLLAQRVQVMTDAGPIPGVISSTPPHLLTPEQRNKPASIEGMLIDIGADDERDAYEIGIQLGQQILPYMPFTPMANEKKILAKAWDNRYGCGLALELMEQVAGETLPNELYAGATVQEEVGLRGAQVAANMINPDIFYALDASPANDVGGDKQAFGHLGQGALLRIFDGTMIMNRNMREFILDTAESNNINYQYYVGKGGTDAGRVHLAHEGVPSAVIGIVSRYVHTSASIIHVDDYAAAKELLLKLVRSTDQSTVDLITKND, from the coding sequence ATGAACAAAAATACATTAGATTTATTTAAACAGCTGACCGAGCTGCAGGCAGCTCCAGGAAATGAACATTTAATGCGTGCGTTCATGAGAGAAAGGCTGAAGCCATATGCAGATGATATTATCCAGGATAAACTTGGTGGTATCTTCGGTGTAAAAAAAGGCGACGGACCAAGAGTAATGGCCGCAGGTCACATGGATGAAGTTGGCTTTATGGTTACTGGTGTTACACCAAATGGCTTGATCCGCTTCCAGACGCTAGGAGGCTGGTGGAGTCAAGTTCTGCTGGCGCAGCGCGTGCAAGTTATGACAGATGCGGGTCCAATTCCCGGCGTAATCAGTTCAACACCGCCGCATCTTTTGACACCAGAACAGCGGAACAAACCAGCATCAATAGAGGGTATGCTGATTGATATTGGAGCAGATGACGAACGAGATGCTTATGAAATTGGAATCCAGCTTGGTCAGCAAATTCTGCCGTACATGCCGTTTACGCCAATGGCAAATGAAAAAAAGATATTAGCTAAAGCATGGGATAACCGTTACGGCTGCGGATTGGCTTTAGAATTGATGGAGCAAGTGGCAGGCGAAACACTTCCTAATGAATTGTATGCTGGTGCGACTGTTCAGGAGGAAGTTGGTCTCCGTGGTGCCCAAGTTGCTGCTAACATGATCAACCCGGATATCTTCTACGCACTGGACGCTTCACCTGCAAACGATGTTGGAGGAGACAAGCAGGCGTTCGGACATCTTGGCCAAGGTGCTTTGCTGCGTATTTTCGATGGGACAATGATTATGAATCGCAATATGCGCGAATTCATTTTAGATACAGCTGAATCAAATAATATTAATTATCAATATTATGTTGGAAAAGGCGGAACAGATGCAGGACGTGTGCATTTGGCGCATGAAGGCGTGCCATCTGCAGTTATAGGGATTGTTTCACGCTATGTGCATACAAGTGCGAGCATTATTCATGTCGATGATTACGCGGCCGCTAAAGAGCTGCTGTTAAAACTTGTCCGTTCTACCGATCAGTCGACAGTAGATCTTATAACAAAGAACGACTAA
- the thpR gene encoding RNA 2',3'-cyclic phosphodiesterase: MSTHYFIGIGLGTSIQAALADWQDELKAYVPMKQWPRPEEFHITLQFLGATSDQQLDQLTEAWQTQQFGKAFALDAAGVDVFGSPKQPRVVWAGVKPHDPLQQLYQHVITATAKAGFEQENRPYRPHITLGKRWGSGNVEGPLPLPEKQLAKTILVDKVTLYRIEPGKRPKYVPVLVKDLEKE, from the coding sequence GTGAGTACACATTATTTCATCGGAATTGGATTAGGCACCTCGATTCAAGCAGCGCTCGCTGACTGGCAGGACGAATTGAAAGCTTATGTGCCGATGAAACAATGGCCAAGACCAGAGGAATTTCATATAACATTGCAGTTTCTTGGTGCTACGTCAGACCAGCAGCTGGATCAATTGACTGAAGCATGGCAAACGCAGCAGTTCGGAAAGGCATTTGCATTGGATGCAGCTGGTGTTGATGTATTTGGCAGTCCAAAACAGCCCCGTGTTGTCTGGGCAGGTGTAAAACCGCATGATCCGCTGCAGCAGCTGTACCAACATGTAATAACTGCAACAGCAAAAGCTGGATTCGAACAAGAAAACCGGCCCTACCGCCCTCATATTACGCTCGGTAAAAGATGGGGATCAGGCAACGTGGAGGGGCCGCTGCCGCTGCCGGAAAAACAGCTTGCTAAAACGATTTTAGTAGATAAAGTGACGCTATATCGAATTGAACCAGGTAAACGTCCAAAGTACGTTCCTGTACTGGTGAAAGATTTGGAAAAGGAGTGA
- a CDS encoding NERD domain-containing protein, with translation MAQLIKLHEYISRYEQHPYRYPSQFIKLKKENWGKTQKDWEQQQAAPFNTEVEKAEEPAKKPWYQVFQRKEDQPDSEEEQKTVYTAPTEQVLKQDFLEELFEFQLKWATSTLGEFSFYDHQFKKDPILRYFLKRFPDTFFVMYKPVFEVKQTTMEAETILIHPLGIEIISVLEDKPDVLFWASEERTWKREKKGQFTNFISPMLSLNRTERLVQSILRKHEVELPVTKVVLSRENAIRFNSEPRNTQIIGSQKHADWLMGKRQEQIALKHVQLRAAEVLLEHAYTKAVRRPEWETEEKEEFFS, from the coding sequence GTGGCTCAATTAATTAAGCTGCATGAATATATATCGCGGTATGAGCAGCATCCTTATCGATACCCCAGCCAATTCATTAAGTTGAAGAAAGAGAACTGGGGAAAAACACAAAAAGATTGGGAGCAGCAGCAAGCTGCTCCATTCAATACAGAGGTAGAAAAAGCAGAAGAACCAGCAAAAAAGCCATGGTATCAAGTTTTTCAAAGAAAAGAAGATCAACCTGATTCTGAAGAAGAACAAAAAACTGTTTATACAGCGCCTACAGAACAAGTATTAAAACAGGATTTCCTAGAAGAGCTTTTTGAGTTTCAGCTGAAGTGGGCAACATCTACCTTGGGAGAATTCTCTTTTTATGATCATCAATTTAAGAAAGACCCTATTCTTCGTTATTTTTTAAAACGGTTTCCCGATACGTTCTTTGTGATGTATAAACCTGTCTTCGAAGTAAAGCAGACAACGATGGAAGCTGAAACGATTTTGATTCATCCGCTTGGTATTGAGATTATTTCTGTATTGGAAGACAAGCCGGATGTCCTATTTTGGGCTTCGGAAGAACGGACGTGGAAAAGAGAGAAGAAAGGGCAGTTTACAAACTTCATCAGTCCGATGCTGTCACTTAACCGAACAGAAAGATTAGTTCAAAGTATCTTGCGTAAACACGAGGTAGAACTGCCAGTAACAAAAGTTGTATTGAGCAGAGAGAATGCCATACGATTTAACAGTGAACCGCGGAACACACAAATTATTGGCAGTCAAAAGCATGCAGATTGGCTGATGGGAAAACGGCAGGAGCAGATTGCGTTAAAGCATGTGCAGCTGCGTGCTGCTGAAGTCCTGCTTGAGCACGCGTATACGAAGGCTGTCCGACGTCCGGAATGGGAAACAGAAGAGAAAGAAGAATTTTTTAGTTAA
- a CDS encoding IS1182 family transposase produces the protein MFKHYTMCEVVLPLDLERKLPENDIAFTVNHLVESIPDEAFDGFRRETGHPAYHPRMMMKIILCAYTQSVFSGRKIESLLQDSVRMMWLAQDYQPSYRTINRFRVNPHVKELLRQCFVQFRSQLVQEKVIEEEAIFIDGTKIEANANKFTFVWRKSTEKYSTQLVERSAQMYEELLEQEIIPAIELENPEALSGEELTKVAEKLDEKVQEYDRRIEASDDTAERKQLRSERKAPKQYRKQVNDFIKRKSKYQVDMEIFGDRNSYSKTDHGATFMRMKDDYMKNGQLKPGYNVQLATEGQYALAYDVFPNPTDTRTFIPFLDKIERDFFELPDYIVADAGYGSEQNYDDVVNNRKRIPLITYNHYRKEKQKKYKQDPYQVAHWDYDAEGDFFTCPNNRKLAFRYLSERCDKFGFKRHYRVYECDDCTACPLRAECTKAKEGNNRKIYYNERWEKQKAYTQQLLSEKETGKIYGKRKIDVEPVFGFLKAHLCFTRFSVRSKEKVENELGFAFMAVNIRKFTARSASIVRNSKNIRSKKISVTIFLVTEIFFVSERSYVPLSSFLGTAVVCIGCNRL, from the coding sequence ATGTTTAAACATTATACCATGTGTGAAGTCGTTTTACCTCTAGATTTGGAAAGAAAATTACCTGAAAATGATATTGCTTTTACCGTTAACCATTTAGTAGAAAGTATTCCAGACGAAGCTTTTGACGGTTTCCGTCGGGAAACCGGACACCCTGCTTATCACCCTCGCATGATGATGAAGATTATTTTATGTGCCTATACGCAATCCGTTTTCTCGGGCCGTAAAATTGAGTCATTACTTCAAGACAGCGTACGCATGATGTGGCTTGCCCAAGATTATCAGCCCAGCTATCGCACCATCAACCGATTCCGTGTGAACCCTCACGTAAAAGAACTCTTACGCCAGTGCTTTGTCCAATTTCGCAGCCAGCTGGTTCAAGAAAAAGTCATTGAAGAAGAAGCCATTTTTATTGATGGCACCAAAATCGAAGCAAATGCCAACAAGTTTACTTTTGTATGGCGGAAGTCCACTGAGAAATACAGTACGCAATTGGTGGAAAGATCGGCTCAGATGTATGAAGAACTGTTGGAGCAGGAAATTATCCCCGCAATCGAGCTGGAGAACCCCGAAGCCCTATCGGGCGAAGAGTTAACAAAAGTAGCAGAAAAACTGGACGAAAAGGTGCAGGAATACGATCGCCGCATAGAAGCAAGTGATGATACTGCCGAACGCAAGCAGCTTCGTTCCGAACGTAAAGCACCAAAACAGTACCGAAAGCAAGTCAATGATTTCATTAAACGGAAATCAAAATATCAGGTCGACATGGAAATCTTCGGAGACAGAAATAGCTACTCCAAAACTGACCATGGTGCCACTTTTATGCGCATGAAAGATGATTATATGAAAAATGGCCAACTTAAACCTGGGTACAATGTGCAGCTGGCTACTGAAGGTCAATATGCCCTGGCCTATGATGTGTTCCCGAATCCTACGGATACGCGAACTTTCATCCCTTTCCTTGATAAGATTGAACGGGACTTTTTTGAGCTGCCCGACTATATTGTCGCGGATGCCGGATATGGCAGTGAGCAAAATTATGATGATGTGGTAAATAATCGGAAGCGCATCCCTCTCATCACCTATAATCACTACCGAAAAGAAAAGCAAAAGAAATATAAACAAGATCCTTACCAAGTAGCTCACTGGGATTATGATGCCGAAGGCGACTTTTTCACTTGCCCGAATAACCGGAAATTAGCGTTTCGGTACCTATCCGAAAGATGCGACAAATTTGGATTCAAGCGTCATTATCGCGTGTATGAATGTGACGATTGTACTGCTTGTCCCTTACGTGCAGAATGTACGAAAGCGAAAGAAGGAAACAACCGGAAAATCTATTACAACGAAAGATGGGAAAAACAAAAAGCATATACCCAGCAATTACTCAGCGAAAAAGAAACAGGGAAAATTTACGGAAAACGTAAAATAGATGTCGAGCCAGTCTTCGGATTTCTGAAGGCTCATTTGTGTTTCACTCGTTTCTCGGTACGAAGTAAAGAGAAAGTGGAAAACGAATTAGGATTCGCCTTCATGGCGGTGAACATCAGGAAGTTCACCGCCAGATCAGCAAGTATAGTAAGGAATTCAAAAAATATCAGATCAAAAAAGATCTCGGTCACCATTTTCCTGGTGACCGAGATCTTTTTTGTGTCAGAGAGGAGTTATGTCCCGCTCTCATCTTTTTTAGGTACCGCTGTCGTCTGTATTGGTTGTAATAGGTTATAG
- the trmB gene encoding tRNA (guanosine(46)-N7)-methyltransferase TrmB has protein sequence MRVRHKPWADDFLKEHDHIVIHEPKQHKGKWRELFGNDKPLCVEIGSGKGQFITGMAAQHPEFNFIGIELAKSIIVTAVEKAAESALPNVRLLNENAADFRELFEENEVDTIYLNFSDPWPKNKHEKRRLTFSSFLEQYKAVLKENGEVIFKTDNQKLFEYSLSSFSRFGMILQEVKLDLHAENDPLNVKTEYEEKFSSRGYRIYRSVASFQ, from the coding sequence ATGCGTGTGCGCCATAAACCATGGGCAGACGATTTTTTGAAAGAACATGACCATATCGTCATCCATGAACCAAAGCAACATAAAGGAAAGTGGCGGGAGTTATTTGGTAATGATAAACCGCTATGTGTAGAGATTGGATCAGGTAAAGGGCAGTTTATTACCGGAATGGCAGCCCAGCACCCAGAATTCAATTTTATCGGCATCGAATTGGCAAAAAGTATTATCGTTACAGCGGTTGAGAAAGCAGCGGAGTCTGCACTACCGAACGTACGGCTGTTAAATGAAAATGCTGCCGATTTTCGTGAATTGTTCGAAGAGAATGAAGTAGATACCATCTATCTCAATTTCTCCGACCCATGGCCGAAAAACAAACATGAAAAGCGCCGATTAACATTCAGCAGCTTTTTAGAGCAGTATAAGGCAGTTCTAAAGGAGAATGGCGAAGTTATCTTCAAGACGGATAACCAGAAACTCTTTGAATACTCTCTATCGAGCTTTTCTCGCTTCGGAATGATTTTGCAGGAAGTGAAGCTTGATCTGCACGCAGAGAATGATCCGCTGAATGTGAAAACAGAGTATGAGGAGAAATTCTCTTCCCGAGGCTACCGTATTTACCGGAGTGTCGCTTCGTTTCAATAA
- a CDS encoding phosphotransferase family protein → MNWLEHILGNEWKIAPAGGVTGEAYYASSANRQLFLKRNSSPFLAVLSAEGIVPKLVWTKRMENGDVITAQEWLQGRGLTSSEMNDSRVAQLLSKIHHSSEMLNMLMRMGKKPLQPEAKLEELREKAAGFQDRLPALHQVMKSLALFLPEMPQQTLAVCHFDIDHNNWMISRHDELYLVDWDSALIADPAADIGMLLRKYVPQADWEAWMAAYGKPLDDGLLKRIYWYEAARLIMSLREDNLERKCKDLKLLISEIKPLIC, encoded by the coding sequence GTGAATTGGTTAGAACACATACTGGGAAATGAGTGGAAGATCGCTCCTGCAGGCGGTGTAACTGGAGAAGCATATTATGCAAGCAGTGCGAATCGGCAGCTTTTCCTGAAACGTAATTCTTCTCCTTTCTTGGCAGTCCTATCGGCGGAGGGAATTGTTCCAAAGCTTGTATGGACGAAGCGAATGGAAAATGGGGATGTAATAACTGCTCAGGAATGGCTGCAAGGACGCGGGCTGACGTCTTCTGAGATGAACGATTCCCGAGTGGCCCAGCTGCTCAGCAAAATTCATCATTCTTCTGAGATGCTGAATATGCTGATGCGCATGGGTAAAAAACCATTGCAGCCAGAAGCGAAATTGGAAGAGCTGCGGGAGAAAGCAGCTGGCTTCCAAGATCGGCTGCCTGCTTTGCATCAAGTAATGAAGAGTCTGGCGCTGTTCTTACCTGAGATGCCACAACAAACTTTGGCTGTCTGCCATTTTGATATTGATCATAACAACTGGATGATAAGCCGCCATGATGAACTTTATCTAGTAGATTGGGACAGTGCCCTCATTGCCGATCCGGCAGCAGACATAGGCATGCTGCTCCGGAAATACGTTCCGCAAGCGGATTGGGAAGCTTGGATGGCTGCGTATGGCAAGCCGCTGGATGACGGTCTGCTTAAACGAATTTATTGGTACGAAGCTGCCCGCCTTATCATGTCCCTTCGAGAAGACAATCTGGAACGGAAATGCAAGGATTTGAAGCTGTTGATTTCGGAAATAAAACCGCTGATCTGTTAA
- a CDS encoding alpha-glucosidase/alpha-galactosidase: MSFKIVFVGAGSIGFTRALLRDILAVPAFKDVEIAFTDIDEDNLKMVTALCQRDIRENGLSIEIQSTLNRRDALKDARYIISVFRIGGLAAFEQDINIPLRYGVDQCVGDTLSAGGIMYGQRGIHEILEICRDIREVAEPDCLLLNYANPMAMLTWACNTYGGVKTVGLCHGVQGGHRQIADVLDLEQKDVDIICAGINHQTWYIQITNNGEDLTGKLLEAFESHPEYSKTEKVRIDMLRRFGYYSTESNGHLSEYVPWYRKRLDQITEWVDLGSWINGETGGYLRVCTEGRNWFKEDFPNWMKEPAYRYDEKERGQEHGSYIIEAMETGRTYRGHFNTINNGIIPNLPSDAVIEAPGYVDRNGINMPIVGDLPLGCAAVCQASISVQRLAVEAAVNGDDLLLRQAFMMDPLVGAVCTPPEIWQMVDDMLIAQEKWLPQYKDSISQAKQRQQNEKRLPTRDYIGAARLKTKSIEEMKKSREEASKNAREADKAVDRPVGK, from the coding sequence ATGTCTTTTAAAATCGTATTCGTCGGAGCGGGAAGCATTGGATTCACGCGTGCCTTGTTACGGGATATTCTAGCTGTACCTGCTTTTAAAGATGTTGAGATTGCTTTTACCGATATTGATGAAGATAATCTTAAGATGGTGACCGCGTTGTGTCAGCGAGATATAAGAGAAAATGGATTATCCATAGAGATTCAATCTACTCTTAACCGCAGAGATGCATTAAAAGATGCTCGCTATATTATATCTGTTTTTCGAATTGGCGGGTTAGCAGCATTTGAACAAGATATCAATATTCCCCTGCGTTACGGAGTGGATCAGTGCGTGGGGGACACATTAAGTGCTGGCGGAATCATGTACGGACAGCGAGGTATTCATGAGATACTCGAGATCTGCAGAGATATTCGCGAAGTAGCGGAGCCGGATTGCTTGTTACTGAACTATGCTAATCCAATGGCGATGCTCACATGGGCATGCAATACGTATGGAGGTGTCAAGACAGTCGGTCTTTGTCATGGTGTGCAAGGAGGACATCGTCAAATAGCCGATGTATTAGATTTGGAGCAGAAAGATGTAGATATTATTTGCGCAGGAATTAATCATCAGACGTGGTATATTCAGATCACCAATAATGGAGAAGACTTAACTGGCAAACTCCTTGAAGCGTTTGAATCACACCCGGAGTATAGTAAAACAGAAAAAGTACGTATCGACATGCTCCGTCGTTTTGGATATTACAGCACGGAATCAAATGGACATTTAAGTGAATATGTACCGTGGTACCGTAAGCGATTGGATCAGATTACAGAGTGGGTTGACTTAGGTTCCTGGATTAATGGTGAAACAGGAGGATACCTGCGTGTTTGCACAGAAGGCCGAAACTGGTTTAAGGAAGACTTTCCAAATTGGATGAAAGAGCCTGCCTATCGTTATGATGAAAAAGAGCGGGGGCAAGAACATGGTTCCTATATTATAGAAGCGATGGAGACAGGCAGAACGTATCGCGGCCACTTTAACACGATCAACAATGGTATTATTCCAAATTTACCTTCAGACGCTGTTATAGAAGCACCTGGCTATGTTGATCGGAACGGCATTAACATGCCGATTGTTGGCGATTTGCCGCTTGGTTGTGCGGCTGTATGTCAAGCAAGTATTTCTGTACAGAGACTTGCAGTAGAAGCGGCTGTCAATGGGGATGATTTACTCTTAAGGCAGGCATTTATGATGGACCCGCTAGTTGGTGCTGTATGTACACCACCAGAAATCTGGCAAATGGTAGATGATATGCTCATTGCGCAAGAGAAATGGCTGCCGCAGTACAAAGACAGCATCAGTCAAGCCAAGCAGCGTCAGCAAAATGAAAAGCGGCTGCCGACGAGAGATTATATAGGAGCTGCACGATTAAAAACGAAATCAATTGAAGAAATGAAGAAGAGTCGGGAAGAGGCTTCCAAAAACGCAAGAGAGGCAGATAAAGCGGTTGATCGACCTGTAGGAAAGTAG
- a CDS encoding MFS transporter, with protein sequence MRAETKTTYRSFQYFYLTAFLSNGSLFPLLAVFLQEEKQLNSVLVGLIVAAIPLVNTVMEPVWGLLSDYTRKPLRLLAAALAAAAALAFIYLFYDHYALLLIGMLSIAVFQAAVIPLSDSMALGFVEQHKLVYGNIRLWGAIGFAVASFLMGYITDMAGSLDWIFVAYGVCLLLALPALRKFPRQGYDIAAVSMKEGLQTLRKNKPFLLFLASNFLIFGPILANNFYFGTFILAAGGTLSAVGIAFFLGAGSEAPFMKLAHRIIGKMSILHVVILSASVSGARWVLYMFDPPLAVIFITTIIQGLSIGLYVPAALLYIRSAAPSSVQATAIALYSAVGTGLGNAFFNLIGGVVIETATVYHMYGLFAVTTFLGVVILFVVKRMTNALTGKRGIA encoded by the coding sequence ATGCGTGCTGAAACGAAAACAACTTACCGATCTTTTCAGTACTTTTACCTGACAGCTTTTCTTTCTAATGGATCTTTATTTCCGCTGTTGGCAGTGTTTCTGCAAGAAGAGAAGCAGCTGAATTCAGTGCTAGTTGGTCTGATTGTGGCAGCAATTCCGCTTGTAAACACAGTTATGGAGCCAGTTTGGGGTCTATTGAGTGATTACACTCGAAAACCATTGCGTTTGTTAGCAGCAGCATTAGCTGCTGCTGCAGCGCTTGCATTCATTTATTTATTTTATGATCATTACGCTTTGCTGTTAATTGGCATGCTGTCTATTGCTGTTTTTCAAGCAGCAGTTATACCTTTATCGGACAGTATGGCTTTAGGTTTTGTGGAGCAACACAAACTGGTCTATGGAAATATCCGCTTGTGGGGCGCTATTGGGTTTGCTGTCGCTTCTTTCTTAATGGGATATATAACGGATATGGCCGGATCATTGGATTGGATCTTTGTTGCATACGGGGTTTGTTTGCTGCTGGCATTACCGGCTTTGCGTAAATTTCCGCGGCAAGGATATGACATTGCTGCTGTCTCCATGAAAGAAGGACTGCAGACTTTACGCAAAAACAAACCGTTCTTGCTGTTTCTGGCGTCTAACTTTCTTATCTTTGGTCCCATACTGGCAAACAATTTTTATTTTGGGACATTCATTTTGGCTGCCGGAGGCACACTAAGTGCTGTAGGTATTGCTTTCTTCCTTGGAGCTGGCAGTGAAGCACCTTTTATGAAACTGGCGCACCGTATTATTGGGAAGATGAGCATTTTGCATGTTGTTATATTAAGTGCCAGCGTCTCTGGAGCACGGTGGGTACTTTATATGTTCGATCCGCCGCTCGCAGTTATTTTTATCACAACCATTATTCAAGGATTGTCCATTGGCCTCTATGTGCCGGCTGCTTTACTTTATATAAGAAGCGCTGCACCATCGTCTGTGCAGGCTACTGCAATTGCCCTTTATTCTGCCGTCGGAACTGGACTGGGCAATGCGTTCTTTAATCTTATCGGCGGTGTCGTTATAGAGACTGCTACTGTTTATCATATGTATGGCTTGTTCGCAGTAACGACATTCTTGGGCGTTGTTATTCTGTTTGTCGTAAAACGCATGACGAACGCATTAACAGGGAAAAGAGGGATAGCGTGA